One segment of Candidatus Manganitrophus noduliformans DNA contains the following:
- a CDS encoding type II toxin-antitoxin system VapB family antitoxin — MKTSVEIDEKLLAQVKRILGTETLRETIEKSFEEVVHHKALEQSAQLLGKIDLDLSRESIRSQRRKRKASR; from the coding sequence ATGAAAACGTCTGTTGAAATTGATGAAAAACTGCTGGCACAGGTCAAGCGTATTCTAGGTACGGAAACCCTTCGGGAAACCATTGAAAAAAGCTTTGAAGAAGTGGTCCATCACAAGGCTTTGGAACAATCGGCCCAATTGCTTGGAAAGATTGATTTGGACCTAAGCCGGGAAAGCATCCGATCGCAGCGAAGAAAACGGAAAGCATCTCGTTGA
- a CDS encoding ABC1 kinase family protein, producing MTAKAATDPTTDASSENREIPSGSPPIDIPPTPVGEQIYLRRRALRILWVAFRIFFSYFLYKLGSLYVPRMKAAEWKEALHRKNALRMQKAALTLKGLLIKVGQFMSARVDLLPDAYTQTLSLLQDQVPPAPYSTIRTRFIQEFGLPPEALFETFNEIPLASASLGQVHEATLREDGMRVAVKVQYPEIEQIVEIDLRAIRWIVWVLQKVMTNIRFDVLYTEFSKIVHKELDYFVEARQAEQFHKNFASDPRIVVPKVLWNYTTGRILTLEFVEGIKISRTEEIRRAGIDTKAVATLLVESYMKQILQHRFFHGDPHPGNLFVQPGPRLVFVDFGLMQQIDTGVHRGMEKMMIAIIDREITGIARALLDLGFIARTERMEDIENVVRFFMDRYRDISPRAFKRITLTQIAQDLETLFHVYPSLQVPNHFILVGRTAGMLNGLCSQLDPDLNIIEIAEPYAKKFVGSPDFVGEIFSRGKEIAIALIELPVVLRNFLELASNGQFRTRMNSEDLTAILTKIYKLAYRTVLAGFIVTMTLLYSNLVRSFNTPIGIVLSTLIVFPALALLYSFVRRK from the coding sequence GTGACGGCCAAAGCGGCAACCGATCCAACTACCGACGCCTCCTCGGAAAACCGGGAGATCCCCTCCGGCTCCCCTCCGATCGACATCCCGCCGACACCGGTCGGGGAGCAGATCTATCTGAGGCGCCGGGCGCTGCGTATTCTCTGGGTCGCCTTTCGGATTTTTTTCAGCTACTTCCTCTACAAGCTCGGCTCCCTCTACGTCCCTCGAATGAAGGCGGCGGAGTGGAAAGAGGCGCTGCATCGCAAAAACGCCCTCCGGATGCAGAAGGCGGCCCTCACCCTCAAGGGATTGTTGATCAAGGTCGGCCAGTTCATGAGCGCCCGGGTCGATCTTCTCCCCGACGCCTACACGCAGACCCTCTCCCTGCTGCAGGATCAAGTCCCTCCCGCCCCCTATTCGACGATCCGGACCCGTTTCATCCAGGAGTTCGGCCTCCCCCCCGAGGCCCTCTTCGAAACGTTCAACGAGATCCCCCTCGCGTCGGCCTCCCTGGGGCAGGTCCACGAGGCGACCCTTCGGGAAGATGGAATGCGGGTGGCGGTAAAGGTGCAATACCCCGAGATCGAGCAGATCGTCGAGATCGATCTTCGCGCCATCCGCTGGATCGTCTGGGTCCTGCAGAAGGTGATGACCAATATCCGGTTCGACGTTCTCTATACGGAGTTCTCCAAGATCGTCCACAAGGAGCTCGACTATTTTGTCGAGGCCCGGCAGGCGGAGCAGTTTCATAAAAACTTCGCAAGCGATCCCCGCATCGTCGTTCCGAAGGTCCTCTGGAATTACACCACCGGCCGCATCCTGACGCTCGAATTCGTAGAGGGGATTAAGATCAGCCGGACCGAGGAGATCCGCCGGGCCGGGATCGACACCAAAGCGGTCGCCACCCTCCTGGTCGAATCGTACATGAAGCAGATCCTCCAGCACCGCTTCTTCCACGGCGATCCCCATCCGGGAAACCTCTTCGTCCAGCCGGGGCCGCGGCTCGTCTTCGTCGATTTCGGGCTGATGCAGCAGATCGACACCGGGGTCCACCGCGGGATGGAGAAAATGATGATCGCGATCATCGACCGGGAGATCACCGGCATCGCCCGCGCGCTCCTCGACCTTGGATTCATCGCCCGGACCGAGCGGATGGAGGACATTGAAAACGTGGTCCGCTTCTTCATGGACCGATACCGCGACATCTCCCCCCGCGCGTTCAAGCGGATCACCCTGACGCAGATCGCGCAAGATCTCGAAACCCTCTTCCACGTCTACCCGTCGCTTCAGGTCCCGAATCACTTCATCCTCGTCGGACGGACCGCCGGGATGCTCAACGGCCTCTGCTCGCAGCTCGATCCCGACCTGAACATCATCGAAATCGCCGAGCCGTACGCTAAGAAATTCGTCGGCTCGCCCGATTTTGTCGGCGAGATCTTCTCAAGAGGAAAAGAGATCGCGATCGCGCTGATCGAGCTTCCGGTGGTTCTTCGAAACTTCCTGGAGCTTGCCAGCAACGGGCAGTTTCGGACAAGGATGAATTCGGAAGATCTGACGGCTATTCTGACCAAGATCTACAAGCTTGCCTACCGAACCGTCCTTGCGGGATTTATCGTGACAATGACGCTGCTTTATAGTAACCTGGTCCGCAGTTTCAATACGCCCATCGGCATCGTGCTCAGCACGCTGATTGTTTTTCCGGCGCTCGCCCTTCTCTACTCATTCGTCAGGCGAAAATAA
- the gspC gene encoding type II secretion system protein GspC, which produces MFKSYFWVLHLAMIAAGAYFIADMANVAIGSRLEASIAPRSAGNPGGVPAAASKGTFRDYNAIVEGNIFNSKMRGKQPEVAGPNADPSFPAMSAPRVPLNQTLLGTMVGSDEESYAVIEDIKTREQLLYRIGDVVGEDGRIAKISRNKVVILRGGEEEILEVSLFPEENKPGPRAAPTVLTPNAPSTPGANIRQAGKNSWVVDRREIENAVNNLPQLLTKARIVPNFSEGKPDGFRIFAITEDSLYAKIGLQNGDVLHRVNGIEVKDPQNFLKVFEQLKDENAINVDLVRNNQRETFSYEVR; this is translated from the coding sequence ATGTTCAAATCCTATTTTTGGGTGTTGCATCTGGCGATGATTGCGGCCGGGGCTTATTTTATCGCCGATATGGCGAATGTCGCCATCGGCTCCCGCCTGGAGGCGTCGATCGCCCCCCGAAGCGCCGGAAATCCCGGCGGTGTTCCCGCGGCCGCATCGAAAGGGACCTTCCGCGACTACAACGCCATCGTCGAAGGAAACATCTTCAATTCCAAAATGCGGGGAAAACAGCCGGAAGTCGCGGGGCCGAACGCGGATCCGTCGTTTCCGGCGATGTCGGCCCCCCGAGTTCCCCTTAATCAAACCCTCCTCGGAACGATGGTCGGAAGCGACGAGGAATCGTACGCGGTGATCGAAGACATTAAGACCCGCGAGCAGCTCCTCTATCGGATCGGCGATGTTGTCGGCGAGGACGGCCGGATCGCGAAAATCAGCCGGAACAAGGTCGTGATTCTCCGGGGGGGCGAAGAGGAGATCTTGGAGGTGTCGCTCTTCCCCGAAGAGAATAAACCGGGCCCACGCGCCGCGCCGACCGTGTTGACCCCGAACGCGCCGTCCACCCCCGGAGCCAATATCCGGCAGGCCGGAAAAAACAGCTGGGTGGTCGACCGCCGCGAAATTGAAAACGCGGTCAACAATCTTCCCCAGCTTTTGACCAAGGCGCGGATCGTTCCGAATTTCAGCGAGGGCAAACCGGACGGGTTCCGTATCTTCGCCATCACGGAGGATTCCCTCTACGCCAAGATCGGTCTGCAAAACGGCGACGTCCTCCACCGGGTCAACGGCATCGAAGTGAAAGACCCCCAAAACTTCCTCAAGGTCTTTGAGCAACTCAAAGATGAGAACGCCATTAACGTCGACCTGGTTCGAAACAACCAAAGGGAGACATTCAGCTACGAAGTCCGATAG
- a CDS encoding DUF433 domain-containing protein — MNPRIVSDPQICGGEPCIQGTRIPVQVILSHLAAGEDHQTLLKQFPRLTQEDILACLEYAAFLATEKVAPA, encoded by the coding sequence ATGAACCCACGCATTGTATCCGACCCTCAGATCTGCGGGGGAGAACCTTGCATTCAAGGAACACGTATTCCGGTGCAGGTCATCCTCAGCCATCTTGCAGCAGGAGAGGATCACCAAACCCTTCTCAAACAATTCCCTCGCCTGACGCAGGAGGACATCTTAGCCTGTCTTGAATACGCTGCCTTTCTCGCAACCGAGAAAGTGGCACCGGCTTGA
- a CDS encoding tetratricopeptide repeat protein produces the protein MFSLLLLPLFTPVVFSAEKDDSALFFQAHDLMEKRQAEKAIPIFEAVLEKYPESKIRDLALFWLGRAYLETKQTDKSREALSQLEKDFPESPLRTKLRRMIVSKEAALARAEKREAEKREREAKEAAAKAASRPKAAAKKTPPAAAKEALSEEKMPAPPRSASTRPAEGFLLVIPQVAEVKVEPAADEKRGYPGEDVEFPVVITNRGNGEDSFTLDSTFPIEFRPTFYAEGGAGETIQTTPTLQPDQSFRARLRVHLPSNMTDNQNKVFEIKVASRFDRNSFQWVRKTVVASAPLLLGEYRSDKERARPGEEVRYTIVLINNGSSEARDVRVRYAYHPSLVFLSASPQPERVESAGRAIYWNLSGINSKGNEKIEVAFKVGDETAAGQQVLNRGTYLASVGGEVPFLSPPVSVMQVASLRLEGAKEEQRVVSGDQVFFPFTLTNLGNGPDQFALKAAGAPSDRLTLYFDKNQDGLFQSGEPAITETPLLGTRENFPVLVGVKVPVGRDGERLDIRLDAQSRHDGKAIATASRALLLSLPMVAIQSQLLSRDNLPGGVISYQATVTNNGSGLARNVIVSELLPPELEFVHADPEPTEKEGKRWIWKMNDLGPQQKRTFAVSVRIRKGLPAGTTVQKQTEIFYQDLHGNRYP, from the coding sequence GTGTTCTCCCTCCTACTTCTTCCCCTCTTTACTCCCGTGGTATTCTCCGCCGAAAAAGACGACAGCGCGCTTTTCTTCCAAGCGCATGATCTGATGGAGAAACGCCAGGCGGAGAAGGCGATTCCGATCTTCGAAGCGGTGCTTGAAAAATATCCCGAGAGCAAAATACGCGATCTGGCGCTCTTTTGGCTCGGCCGCGCCTATCTGGAAACGAAGCAGACCGACAAGAGCCGGGAAGCCCTCTCCCAGCTTGAGAAAGACTTTCCGGAGAGCCCCCTCCGGACAAAATTGCGGAGAATGATCGTCTCCAAAGAAGCCGCGCTGGCCCGGGCGGAAAAACGAGAGGCGGAGAAAAGGGAAAGAGAAGCGAAGGAAGCGGCGGCGAAAGCGGCCTCCCGTCCCAAAGCCGCCGCGAAGAAAACCCCTCCCGCCGCGGCCAAGGAAGCGCTTTCGGAAGAGAAAATGCCGGCCCCGCCGCGGTCCGCGTCCACCCGTCCGGCCGAGGGATTTCTTCTCGTCATTCCGCAGGTCGCCGAGGTCAAGGTCGAGCCGGCGGCCGATGAGAAGCGGGGATATCCCGGCGAGGATGTCGAGTTTCCGGTCGTGATCACCAATCGTGGAAACGGCGAAGATTCGTTTACCCTCGATTCGACCTTTCCGATCGAGTTCCGCCCCACCTTCTATGCCGAGGGAGGCGCCGGGGAGACGATCCAGACCACCCCGACCCTCCAGCCCGACCAATCGTTCCGGGCGCGGCTGCGGGTCCATCTTCCTTCGAACATGACCGACAACCAGAACAAAGTCTTTGAGATCAAGGTCGCCTCCCGATTCGACCGGAACAGTTTTCAGTGGGTGAGGAAGACGGTCGTCGCGTCGGCCCCGCTGCTCCTCGGCGAGTACCGCTCCGACAAAGAGCGGGCGCGTCCGGGGGAAGAGGTCCGGTATACGATCGTCCTGATCAACAATGGAAGTTCGGAAGCGCGGGACGTGCGTGTCCGCTACGCTTATCATCCTTCTTTGGTCTTCTTGAGCGCTTCGCCTCAGCCGGAGCGGGTCGAGTCGGCCGGCCGGGCGATCTATTGGAACCTCTCCGGAATCAATTCGAAGGGGAATGAAAAGATCGAGGTCGCCTTCAAGGTGGGGGACGAGACCGCCGCCGGCCAGCAGGTATTGAACCGCGGGACCTATCTCGCCTCGGTCGGCGGAGAGGTTCCCTTTCTCTCGCCGCCGGTCTCCGTGATGCAGGTCGCCTCGCTCCGCCTCGAGGGGGCGAAGGAGGAGCAGCGGGTCGTTTCCGGAGATCAGGTTTTCTTCCCGTTCACCCTGACGAACCTGGGGAACGGTCCGGACCAGTTTGCGTTGAAGGCGGCCGGCGCCCCGTCGGACCGCTTGACCCTCTATTTCGATAAGAACCAGGACGGCCTTTTCCAATCGGGCGAGCCGGCGATCACTGAGACGCCGCTTCTCGGCACACGGGAGAACTTCCCGGTGTTGGTGGGGGTGAAGGTGCCGGTCGGGCGCGACGGCGAGCGGCTCGATATTCGCCTCGATGCCCAGTCGAGACACGACGGCAAAGCGATCGCCACGGCGAGCCGGGCGCTCCTTTTGAGCCTCCCGATGGTGGCGATTCAGAGCCAGCTTCTATCGCGCGACAACCTCCCGGGGGGGGTGATCTCGTACCAGGCGACGGTCACCAACAACGGCTCCGGCCTTGCGCGGAACGTGATCGTTTCGGAGCTCCTTCCGCCGGAGCTGGAATTCGTTCATGCCGATCCCGAGCCGACCGAAAAAGAGGGCAAGCGGTGGATCTGGAAGATGAACGATCTGGGACCGCAGCAGAAGCGGACCTTCGCCGTCAGCGTTCGGATCCGAAAGGGGCTTCCGGCCGGAACGACGGTGCAGAAGCAGACCGAGATTTTTTATCAAGATCTCCACGGCAACCGATATCCATAA
- a CDS encoding secretin N-terminal domain-containing protein: MKRRLAACPRAVLSGICLALWMIVAIGIEAPSPLRAQAPEAPAPEKESPAPNERLITLDFNNVDLPVFVKFVSELTGRNFVIDERVRGKVTIFSPSKVPVDRVYDLFLSVLELKGFSVVQSGPVYQIVPAAEVPPDRSVHVYTLENTQAEEVAKVLLGLVARTAGPARRGTARPTGELTGTVQILADKTTNSLIITATDEDYEVLKAVIQKLDMKRRQVYVEAVVLEMAADKFRELGTDLGAVFGYTTDSGDVAAIGGFNQNPNDLIELARVPGVEVGTVNIRALLRALQSNTDVNILSTPQILTSDNQKAEIVVAQNVPFPGAQSQTVGGNVQTTIERRDVGIILRLTPQVLENDLVKLDVYQEISSVVDSAQTVGTIVLGPTTNKRSANTTVIVHDAQTVVIGGLIRDNVVVTQRKIPLLGDIPLLGWLFKFQSRRFEKTNLLIFLTPHLVRESGDLDTIRGRKVGGAATFLEENRLERREHREEFFNQLINLPR, from the coding sequence ATGAAGAGACGCCTTGCGGCCTGTCCCCGAGCGGTCCTCTCGGGGATCTGTCTCGCGCTCTGGATGATTGTTGCGATTGGAATCGAGGCCCCTTCTCCCCTTCGCGCTCAAGCGCCGGAAGCCCCGGCCCCGGAAAAAGAAAGCCCCGCACCGAATGAACGGCTCATCACCCTCGATTTTAACAATGTCGATCTTCCCGTTTTCGTCAAGTTCGTCAGCGAGCTGACCGGAAGGAATTTCGTCATCGACGAGCGGGTGAGGGGAAAGGTGACGATCTTCTCCCCGTCGAAGGTGCCGGTGGACCGCGTGTACGATCTCTTTCTCTCGGTTTTGGAGCTGAAAGGGTTCAGCGTCGTCCAGAGCGGGCCGGTCTATCAGATCGTGCCGGCCGCCGAGGTCCCTCCCGATCGATCGGTCCATGTCTACACGCTGGAGAACACCCAGGCCGAGGAGGTGGCGAAGGTGCTGCTGGGACTGGTGGCAAGGACGGCGGGCCCGGCGCGCCGGGGAACGGCGCGGCCGACGGGGGAGCTGACCGGGACGGTCCAGATCCTCGCCGATAAAACCACCAACAGCCTCATCATCACCGCGACCGACGAGGACTATGAGGTCCTCAAAGCGGTGATCCAGAAGCTCGATATGAAGCGGCGGCAGGTCTATGTCGAGGCGGTGGTCCTGGAGATGGCCGCCGACAAGTTCAGGGAGCTCGGGACCGATCTCGGCGCCGTCTTCGGATACACGACCGACAGCGGAGATGTGGCGGCGATCGGCGGGTTCAACCAGAACCCGAACGACCTGATCGAGCTGGCGCGGGTGCCGGGGGTGGAGGTCGGGACGGTCAACATCCGCGCCCTGCTGCGGGCGCTGCAATCGAATACCGACGTGAACATTTTGTCCACGCCCCAGATCCTGACGAGCGACAACCAAAAGGCCGAGATCGTCGTCGCTCAAAACGTCCCCTTCCCGGGGGCGCAAAGCCAGACGGTCGGCGGAAACGTCCAGACGACGATCGAGCGGCGGGACGTCGGGATCATCCTGCGGCTCACCCCGCAGGTGTTGGAGAACGACCTGGTGAAACTCGACGTCTACCAGGAGATCTCCTCGGTGGTCGATAGCGCGCAGACCGTCGGCACGATCGTCCTGGGTCCGACCACCAACAAACGGTCGGCGAACACCACCGTCATCGTCCACGACGCGCAGACCGTCGTCATCGGGGGGTTGATCCGGGACAACGTCGTCGTCACGCAGCGGAAGATCCCACTGCTGGGGGATATCCCGCTTTTGGGTTGGCTTTTCAAGTTTCAATCGCGGCGGTTTGAAAAGACGAATCTCTTGATCTTTCTCACCCCGCACCTGGTTCGCGAGTCGGGAGATCTCGATACGATCCGGGGGAGAAAAGTCGGGGGGGCCGCGACGTTCCTAGAGGAAAACCGTCTGGAACGGCGGGAGCACCGCGAGGAATTTTTCAATCAACTGATCAACCTCCCCAGGTAA
- a CDS encoding DUF5615 family PIN-like protein has translation MRFVVDENVSYDLVAVLREAGFDVTAIAETATTGLHDEGVFKIVEENGSVLITRDYHFTNPVRFPAERTGGILYIRRGNLTSEEEIGLVQNFLSRYSKKDYSGKLVTLYKNRVQIR, from the coding sequence TTGAGATTTGTCGTCGATGAAAACGTCAGTTACGATTTGGTTGCGGTTTTAAGGGAAGCCGGTTTTGACGTCACGGCTATCGCCGAAACAGCCACAACCGGACTCCATGATGAAGGGGTGTTCAAAATCGTGGAAGAAAACGGATCGGTTCTGATCACTCGCGATTATCACTTCACAAATCCCGTTCGGTTTCCCGCCGAAAGAACGGGAGGCATTCTCTACATCCGCCGCGGGAACCTGACATCCGAAGAAGAAATCGGATTGGTTCAAAACTTCCTATCAAGATACTCAAAAAAGGATTATTCCGGAAAGCTGGTAACACTCTACAAAAACCGAGTTCAGATTCGATAA
- a CDS encoding YqhA family protein, whose product MMKPIEKLFETLLWRSRFIVILAVVASLVSSFILFVIATIDVGWLVVKTAAYLVGSSGGEGYDAFHSNVISHVITAIDDYLLATVLLIFSLGLYELFISKIKQAEEDTQSSSRILLIKTLDDLKDRLAKVILMILIVSFFKNVVHTKFDNPLNILYLGFGILMVALALYFTNKSGHHGD is encoded by the coding sequence ATGATGAAACCGATCGAAAAACTCTTCGAAACCCTCCTCTGGCGAAGCCGCTTCATCGTCATCTTGGCGGTCGTCGCCAGCCTCGTCTCCTCGTTCATCCTCTTTGTGATTGCGACGATCGACGTCGGATGGTTGGTGGTGAAAACGGCGGCCTATCTGGTCGGCTCAAGCGGCGGGGAGGGATACGATGCCTTCCACAGCAACGTCATCAGCCACGTCATCACCGCCATCGACGACTACCTGCTGGCGACGGTGCTGCTGATCTTCTCGTTGGGGCTCTATGAGCTCTTCATCAGCAAGATCAAACAGGCCGAAGAAGACACCCAAAGCAGCTCTCGGATTCTGCTGATCAAGACCCTCGATGACCTCAAAGACCGGCTGGCAAAAGTGATCTTGATGATCCTGATCGTCTCCTTCTTCAAAAACGTCGTTCACACCAAGTTCGACAATCCCCTCAACATCCTCTACTTGGGCTTCGGCATCCTGATGGTCGCCCTGGCCCTCTACTTTACCAACAAGTCCGGCCACCACGGGGATTGA
- a CDS encoding rhomboid family intramembrane serine protease → MIPLKDDLPTRTTPVVTIGLIAVNIVVFFYEISLGPAAEEFIFAFGAIPANLVRGLEGGAPSIVAASSVLTSMFLHGGLMHVAGNMLYLWIFGNNIEDVMGHVRFIFFYLICGVLAAYSHALTEPGSRVPMIGASGAVSGVLGAYLLLFPHAKVLTLVPIGFFIQIIRIPAVLVLGIWFLVQTVSGLFSGGQVGGIAWFAHIGGFIAGMALIYPFKKKQRKRRQEGWF, encoded by the coding sequence ATGATCCCGTTGAAAGATGATCTTCCGACCCGCACCACGCCGGTGGTGACGATCGGCCTGATCGCCGTGAATATCGTTGTGTTCTTCTATGAGATTTCGCTCGGTCCGGCGGCCGAGGAATTTATCTTCGCCTTCGGCGCGATCCCGGCGAACCTGGTCCGGGGGCTGGAAGGGGGGGCGCCGTCGATCGTAGCGGCGTCCAGCGTCTTGACCTCGATGTTCCTGCACGGCGGTTTGATGCATGTGGCGGGGAACATGCTCTACCTTTGGATTTTCGGAAACAACATCGAAGATGTGATGGGGCATGTCCGCTTCATCTTCTTCTATCTCATTTGCGGCGTGCTTGCCGCCTACAGCCACGCCCTCACCGAGCCCGGCTCCCGCGTCCCGATGATCGGGGCCAGCGGCGCCGTATCGGGGGTGCTCGGCGCCTATCTTCTTCTTTTCCCTCATGCGAAGGTCTTGACCCTCGTTCCGATCGGCTTCTTCATTCAGATCATCCGCATCCCGGCCGTGTTGGTCTTGGGGATCTGGTTTCTGGTTCAAACGGTCAGCGGCCTCTTCAGCGGAGGCCAGGTCGGCGGGATCGCCTGGTTCGCCCACATCGGCGGTTTCATTGCCGGCATGGCGCTGATCTACCCCTTTAAGAAGAAGCAGCGAAAGCGGCGACAGGAAGGGTGGTTTTGA
- a CDS encoding PIN domain-containing protein, translated as MPCGSPKIQEKLRPLILSGQAAIIDWIILELMTRIRSDEDQKTLNAFLMPLPRFDIDSSCWEAGWKLAVGLRKNGITPSAAECLIAATAIRHQVSLIHLDQDFEAIARHSSLQDLN; from the coding sequence GTGCCGTGTGGAAGCCCGAAAATCCAAGAAAAGCTTCGTCCCTTGATCCTATCGGGACAGGCTGCGATCATCGACTGGATTATCTTGGAGCTGATGACCCGCATCCGGTCCGATGAAGATCAAAAAACGCTCAATGCCTTTTTGATGCCCCTTCCGCGATTTGATATCGATTCTTCCTGTTGGGAAGCAGGGTGGAAATTAGCGGTTGGGCTGAGAAAGAACGGCATTACGCCATCTGCCGCCGAATGTCTCATCGCAGCCACGGCAATCCGCCATCAAGTTTCTTTGATCCATCTAGATCAAGATTTTGAGGCAATTGCCAGGCACAGCTCGTTACAGGATCTGAACTAG
- a CDS encoding AAA family ATPase: MYLPFFGFKEPPFKLSPDPRFFFSSKKHQEAFSHILYGLKERKGFIVVTGEVGTGKTTLCRLLLAKLDPTVRTALLFNPQLTTVELLQSINQDFGLKGDGQTKKALLDELNRFLLDLLAQGGNALLIIDEAQLLTIECLEEIRLLSNLETDQSKLIQILLIGQPELKETLSQHALRQLRQRISIMYDIEPLDRKEVTAYIDARIEVAGGKEKVSFAPKATDRIYAFSNGFPRLINVVADQALLAAYVANTTFVSEALVQQAVEELKKADAAGPSRLPAKQSASLGRYALPVAWGMALLVPIFLAALLWKGGLFSRETVRVETVQARPSPEVASPPSIETLTGTVGLQEKSAGSPAPIVLPPEKNIPEIAPSKPLFDPDGIYRVELLAETEKGAYLTLLNLLTPLPLEERWREKSMGEVLQWLRENSIETYPLPLTLKKVLAFNSPLLFSFSEEAGHRYQVLVKIEGEEALLYDPLDGRKRVPLRELTAAWKGSGILLWREMEGLELPFRRVGPDPSVQKIQEVLTKEGLYVGPADGLWGPQTAKALRFFQQKEGLEEDGLFGTETHLLLSKRAGEGTPSLR; encoded by the coding sequence ATGTATCTTCCTTTTTTCGGTTTTAAAGAGCCCCCTTTCAAGCTCTCCCCCGACCCGCGCTTTTTTTTCTCCAGCAAGAAACATCAAGAGGCTTTCTCGCATATTCTTTACGGCCTGAAAGAGCGGAAAGGTTTCATCGTCGTCACCGGGGAGGTCGGCACCGGGAAGACGACCCTTTGCCGGCTCCTGCTGGCCAAGCTCGATCCGACCGTCCGGACCGCCCTTCTCTTCAATCCCCAGCTGACCACGGTGGAGCTGCTGCAGAGCATCAACCAGGACTTCGGTCTGAAGGGGGATGGGCAGACCAAGAAGGCCCTTCTGGATGAGCTGAACCGGTTTCTTCTCGATCTTCTCGCGCAGGGGGGAAACGCCCTCCTCATCATCGACGAAGCGCAGCTGTTGACCATCGAGTGTCTGGAGGAGATCCGCCTTCTCTCCAACCTGGAGACCGATCAATCGAAGCTGATCCAGATTCTCCTGATCGGGCAGCCGGAGCTGAAGGAGACCCTCTCGCAGCATGCGCTACGCCAGCTTCGGCAGCGGATCTCGATCATGTACGACATCGAGCCGCTCGACCGGAAGGAGGTCACCGCCTATATCGACGCCCGAATCGAGGTGGCGGGGGGAAAGGAAAAGGTCTCCTTTGCGCCGAAGGCAACCGATCGGATTTATGCTTTCAGCAATGGGTTTCCGCGGTTGATCAACGTCGTCGCAGACCAGGCCCTTCTGGCCGCCTATGTGGCGAACACGACCTTTGTCTCCGAGGCGCTGGTCCAGCAAGCGGTGGAAGAGTTGAAGAAGGCCGATGCCGCCGGCCCCTCCCGCCTGCCGGCGAAGCAGAGCGCATCGCTCGGCCGGTACGCGCTCCCGGTCGCCTGGGGGATGGCCCTCTTGGTTCCGATTTTTTTGGCAGCTCTTCTTTGGAAAGGTGGGCTTTTCTCTCGGGAAACGGTCCGGGTTGAGACGGTGCAGGCCCGGCCCTCGCCCGAGGTTGCATCGCCCCCTTCCATCGAGACGTTGACGGGGACCGTCGGCCTGCAGGAGAAATCCGCGGGGAGCCCGGCCCCCATCGTCCTCCCTCCGGAAAAAAATATCCCGGAGATAGCTCCGTCCAAACCTCTCTTCGATCCGGACGGCATTTATCGGGTTGAACTTCTTGCCGAGACCGAAAAGGGGGCCTATCTCACCCTGCTGAATCTCTTGACCCCGCTTCCGCTCGAGGAGCGATGGCGGGAGAAGAGCATGGGGGAGGTGCTTCAGTGGCTGCGGGAAAACAGTATCGAGACGTATCCGCTGCCGCTCACGCTGAAGAAGGTCCTCGCGTTTAATTCGCCGCTTCTCTTCTCCTTCAGTGAAGAGGCTGGACACCGCTACCAGGTTCTCGTTAAGATCGAGGGGGAGGAGGCATTGCTCTATGATCCATTGGACGGACGGAAGCGGGTTCCCCTTCGCGAGCTGACCGCGGCATGGAAGGGGAGCGGCATTCTGCTTTGGCGGGAAATGGAAGGGTTGGAACTTCCATTCCGAAGGGTGGGGCCGGACCCCTCCGTTCAAAAAATCCAAGAGGTCCTGACCAAAGAAGGTCTCTACGTCGGGCCGGCCGACGGCCTTTGGGGACCGCAAACGGCGAAGGCCCTCCGCTTCTTTCAGCAGAAAGAGGGGCTGGAGGAAGATGGTCTCTTCGGAACCGAGACCCATCTTCTTCTCTCCAAGCGGGCCGGCGAAGGGACTCCCTCCTTAAGATAG